Proteins found in one Mucilaginibacter gracilis genomic segment:
- a CDS encoding ATP-binding protein, which produces MSKFIQRQIAPIISAQKSKFPVLALTGPRQSGKTTLLKELFSDYRYVSLENPNMRSFALDDPIGFLNQYDQKVILDEVQRVPELFSYIQGRVDESKIMGQYILSGSQNFHLLNSITQTLAGRVALFKLLPLDFTELKRPGILPNSSSKAAIKGFYPAIFDRDIDPVIFYANYIQTYIEKDVTELMNIRDLKLFRTFLSLCAGRAGQLLNFSALANECDISHHTAKAWLSILESSYIIFLLQPYHQNFNKRLIKSPKLYFYDTGLLNHLLGIRTAEELEENRLKGHIFENMILAEYQKQNHHLYLHHDYYFWQDSNGYEVDLLMKKGQGFSIFEIKATKTISTALFKEMDRFEEIASPAPVSKTLIYGGSENEKRTKYNVVSWQNIHS; this is translated from the coding sequence ATGAGTAAATTTATTCAGAGGCAAATTGCGCCTATAATTAGTGCTCAAAAAAGCAAGTTTCCTGTTTTGGCACTTACCGGGCCAAGACAATCGGGTAAAACAACTTTACTTAAAGAACTATTTAGCGATTACCGTTATGTAAGCCTGGAAAATCCAAACATGCGTTCGTTTGCTTTGGATGATCCGATAGGCTTCTTGAACCAATACGATCAAAAAGTCATTTTAGACGAAGTACAACGGGTACCCGAACTCTTTTCGTATATCCAGGGCCGGGTTGATGAATCCAAAATAATGGGCCAATACATCTTATCCGGTTCTCAAAATTTTCATTTATTAAATAGCATCACACAAACTTTGGCAGGCAGGGTTGCCCTGTTTAAATTACTGCCATTAGATTTTACCGAACTAAAACGGCCTGGTATATTACCAAATTCATCAAGCAAAGCCGCTATAAAAGGCTTCTATCCGGCCATATTTGATAGGGATATAGACCCCGTGATTTTTTACGCTAACTATATTCAAACCTATATAGAAAAGGACGTGACGGAGCTGATGAATATAAGGGACTTGAAGTTATTTCGCACTTTTTTAAGTTTATGTGCGGGCAGAGCCGGGCAATTGCTCAATTTTAGTGCTTTGGCTAACGAATGCGATATATCTCATCATACAGCCAAAGCCTGGTTGTCTATACTGGAAAGTAGTTATATCATTTTTCTTTTGCAGCCTTATCATCAAAACTTTAACAAGCGTTTAATTAAAAGTCCTAAGTTATATTTTTACGATACAGGTTTATTAAATCATTTACTGGGGATACGAACCGCCGAAGAATTGGAAGAAAACAGATTGAAAGGCCATATTTTTGAAAACATGATATTGGCCGAATATCAAAAACAGAACCATCATCTATACCTACATCATGATTATTATTTCTGGCAGGATAGTAATGGCTATGAGGTTGATCTGTTAATGAAAAAAGGACAGGGCTTTTCTATTTTCGAGATCAAGGCAACAAAAACTATAAGTACCGCTTTATTTAAAGAGATGGATCGCTTTGAAGAAATTGCGTCTCCTGCACCTGTAAGCAAAACGCTTATTTATGGCGGAAGCGAAAACGAGAAAAGAACCAAGTATAATGTTGTGAGCTGGCAAAACATTCACTCATAA
- a CDS encoding sterol desaturase family protein — protein sequence MKNHIGPYRIYILLFLLVIITAEIIWSWRKDRSAYDVKETFANLAVFVGFQFSKYLFAGYQLSILGFFARLAPLKMPHNGWIFAFTFIAADFIYYWFHRVSHSWKPLWAFHLIHHSAMHMNLTAAYRLNWFSALVSPLFFVPVALLGMPIDYIVIAYVLNLAYQFFLHTEVVGTLGVVEKVMDTPSSHRVHHGSNPIYIDKNFGGVFIIWDRLFGTYQPETEKVNYGLTTGFLSYNPFKLVCHGFVYWFKPASSPNLPVNSTPVLEGSPRN from the coding sequence ATGAAAAATCATATAGGTCCATACCGTATTTACATTTTGCTTTTCCTGCTGGTGATTATCACCGCCGAGATTATCTGGAGCTGGCGGAAAGACCGTAGCGCCTATGATGTAAAAGAAACGTTTGCTAACCTGGCCGTGTTTGTTGGTTTCCAGTTCTCTAAATACCTGTTTGCCGGTTACCAGTTAAGCATCCTCGGTTTTTTTGCCCGTTTAGCTCCCTTAAAGATGCCTCATAACGGCTGGATATTCGCGTTTACGTTTATTGCTGCTGATTTTATCTATTACTGGTTCCATCGCGTATCGCACAGCTGGAAGCCCCTATGGGCGTTTCACCTGATCCATCATTCGGCCATGCACATGAACCTTACGGCGGCGTACCGGCTCAATTGGTTTTCGGCCCTGGTTAGCCCGCTGTTTTTTGTGCCGGTTGCTTTGCTGGGTATGCCAATTGATTATATTGTGATTGCTTACGTACTTAACCTGGCTTATCAGTTTTTTTTACATACAGAAGTTGTAGGCACTTTAGGAGTGGTAGAAAAAGTGATGGATACCCCATCATCGCACAGGGTACACCATGGCAGCAACCCTATTTATATCGATAAAAATTTTGGTGGAGTGTTTATTATCTGGGACAGGTTGTTTGGTACCTACCAGCCCGAAACCGAAAAGGTGAACTATGGATTAACCACCGGTTTTTTAAGTTATAACCCTTTTAAACTGGTATGCCATGGTTTCGTATACTGGTTTAAACCTGCAAGTTCGCCTAACCTGCCGGTTAATTCAACCCCCGTTTTAGAGGGTTCACCCCGAAACTAA
- the surE gene encoding 5'/3'-nucleotidase SurE, protein MKTSKPTILVVNDDGITAPGIKVLVDVMREIGHVVVVAPDSPQSGMGHAITIGKPLRLDKVDIYEGVEMYKCSGTPVDCVKLAVTKIFKGKKPDLCVSGINHGLNNSINVLYSGTMSAAVEGAIERIPSIGFSLDDYTWDADFSHCAKYIKQIALQVLQNGLQEGTLLNVNFPNGAHIKGIKICRQANAKWAEEFDERLDPYKRKYYWLSGVFQNNDLGEDTDVWALEHNYVSIVPVQFDLTAHHAIPVLNSWKFDV, encoded by the coding sequence ATGAAAACCTCAAAACCTACTATACTTGTTGTTAATGATGATGGCATTACTGCGCCGGGTATTAAAGTGCTGGTGGATGTAATGCGCGAGATTGGCCATGTGGTAGTGGTTGCGCCGGATAGTCCGCAGAGTGGGATGGGGCATGCTATTACCATTGGTAAACCCTTGCGTTTGGATAAGGTTGATATTTACGAAGGTGTTGAAATGTACAAATGCAGCGGCACGCCTGTTGATTGTGTGAAGCTTGCTGTTACCAAAATATTTAAAGGTAAAAAGCCCGATTTATGCGTATCGGGCATTAATCATGGGTTAAATAACTCCATTAATGTGTTGTACTCGGGCACTATGTCGGCAGCGGTTGAGGGGGCCATTGAGCGCATACCATCAATAGGTTTTTCGCTGGATGATTATACCTGGGATGCCGATTTTAGCCATTGTGCAAAATACATTAAGCAAATAGCTTTGCAGGTTTTACAAAACGGTTTACAGGAGGGTACTTTGCTTAACGTAAACTTCCCCAACGGGGCACATATTAAGGGTATTAAAATTTGCCGCCAGGCCAATGCCAAATGGGCAGAGGAATTTGACGAGCGCCTGGACCCCTACAAGCGCAAATATTACTGGCTATCGGGCGTGTTTCAAAATAATGATTTGGGCGAGGATACCGATGTTTGGGCTCTGGAGCACAACTATGTATCGATAGTGCCCGTTCAGTTTGATCTTACCGCCCACCATGCTATACCCGTTTTAAATAGCTGGAAATTTGACGTTTAA
- a CDS encoding IS4 family transposase, whose protein sequence is MNSGKYVFAQLLHFVDRYEFEKYVSKYNGDFRTRDFDCWNQFIQLFFGQLTSRNSLRDICVCLKAHKNKLYHLGIRKYVNQSTLSRANENRDCQIFADFGNYLIGKVRPLYVNEPVANVDIANEVFALDSTTVSLSLKLFSWAPGKYSRGAIKIHTLLDLRGNIPAFILITDGKYHDSNALDTIVPVSGAIYVMDKAYVDFIALYNIHNSGASFVTRAKDTMDYTVIESNFNIDPRSGLRGDKTILLNGYRSKKLYPEQLRLVEYYDDEKGAELIFLTNNFEVSALEVARLYRNRWQIETFFKWIKQNLTIKSLWGQSENAVNTHIWVAICTYLIVACVKHKLKSTLSIYEIMQILGISAFDKTPLKELLTEDQIIQNVKEQSNLFSKT, encoded by the coding sequence ATGAATTCAGGGAAATACGTTTTTGCGCAACTTTTGCACTTTGTTGACCGGTATGAGTTTGAGAAATATGTTTCAAAGTATAACGGCGATTTCAGGACAAGGGACTTCGACTGTTGGAACCAGTTTATTCAGCTGTTCTTTGGGCAGTTAACCTCCCGTAACTCTCTTCGGGATATTTGTGTTTGCTTAAAAGCCCATAAAAACAAATTGTACCATCTCGGTATCCGGAAATACGTAAACCAGTCTACTTTATCCCGTGCAAACGAAAACAGGGATTGCCAGATATTCGCGGATTTCGGTAATTACCTGATCGGAAAGGTTAGGCCGCTCTATGTCAATGAACCGGTTGCTAATGTGGATATTGCCAATGAAGTGTTTGCTTTAGACTCTACAACGGTTTCCCTGAGCCTGAAGCTGTTTAGTTGGGCTCCCGGAAAATATTCGCGCGGTGCTATTAAAATACATACGCTTTTAGACTTAAGGGGGAATATACCCGCTTTTATCCTGATCACCGACGGTAAATACCACGACAGCAATGCCCTTGACACAATAGTTCCGGTTTCAGGGGCCATATATGTTATGGATAAAGCCTATGTCGATTTTATTGCATTATATAATATACACAACAGCGGCGCGTCATTTGTTACACGGGCAAAAGACACCATGGATTACACTGTCATTGAGAGCAACTTCAACATTGACCCACGATCCGGTCTCAGAGGGGACAAGACCATCCTGTTGAATGGATACAGGTCTAAGAAACTTTATCCCGAGCAACTAAGGCTGGTGGAATACTATGACGATGAAAAAGGTGCTGAACTGATATTCTTGACTAATAACTTCGAGGTTTCTGCCCTGGAAGTTGCAAGGCTGTACCGCAACAGATGGCAAATAGAGACTTTTTTTAAATGGATCAAACAGAATTTGACCATTAAATCTCTCTGGGGGCAATCGGAAAATGCGGTAAATACTCACATTTGGGTCGCAATCTGCACTTACTTGATCGTTGCTTGCGTAAAGCATAAGTTGAAAAGCACCCTTTCCATTTACGAAATAATGCAGATTCTTGGGATCTCAGCTTTCGATAAAACTCCTTTGAAGGAGTTATTAACAGAAGATCAAATCATTCAAAATGTCAAAGAACAATCAAACTTGTTTAGTAAAACTTAA
- a CDS encoding IS1595 family transposase encodes MTFRNIIELATKFKTEKDCHQYLAAQRWDTGVLECPHCTHDQAYVFKDGIRYECKKCNLQFTAKTKTFMEGSKLPTVKWLMALYLVMHKKGISSVQLAKDVSVTQKTAWFMLQRIRAAFSNDSKESLKGTVEIDETFVGGKNKNRHYAKRMEYKELTGRTFPDKTTVFGMYERETGKVRAMVISRQEFRSLARIVTYNIQPGSTLMTDDWSGYNALDKMYTRHSIDHGKWIYADGDITTNRVENFWSHFKRGLNGTYISVSPRHLNKYVKEFEFRFNNRNFDVQQQINNVLSIGNVRLKYKELIAA; translated from the coding sequence ATGACTTTCAGAAACATCATTGAGTTAGCAACCAAGTTCAAAACAGAGAAGGATTGCCACCAATATTTAGCCGCTCAGCGCTGGGACACCGGCGTATTGGAATGCCCACATTGCACCCACGATCAAGCTTATGTATTTAAGGACGGCATTCGCTATGAGTGCAAAAAATGCAATCTGCAGTTTACTGCCAAAACCAAAACATTTATGGAAGGTAGTAAGTTGCCTACTGTAAAATGGTTAATGGCGCTTTACCTGGTTATGCACAAGAAAGGTATAAGCTCAGTTCAGTTAGCTAAAGATGTATCGGTTACACAAAAGACTGCATGGTTTATGTTACAGCGCATACGCGCAGCTTTTAGTAACGATAGCAAAGAAAGCCTGAAAGGAACCGTTGAGATTGATGAAACGTTCGTTGGTGGCAAAAATAAGAACAGGCACTACGCTAAACGCATGGAGTATAAAGAATTAACTGGTCGTACATTCCCCGATAAAACCACAGTATTCGGTATGTACGAAAGGGAAACTGGTAAGGTTCGTGCCATGGTTATTAGCCGTCAGGAATTTAGAAGCCTGGCCCGAATAGTAACATACAATATTCAGCCGGGATCTACCTTAATGACCGACGATTGGAGTGGCTATAACGCGTTAGATAAGATGTACACCCGCCATTCAATAGATCATGGTAAATGGATATATGCAGATGGTGATATCACGACCAACCGCGTAGAAAATTTCTGGTCGCACTTTAAACGCGGGCTTAATGGAACTTACATATCGGTTAGCCCGAGGCATTTAAATAAGTATGTAAAAGAATTTGAGTTTAGATTTAATAATCGTAACTTCGATGTACAGCAGCAGATAAACAATGTACTATCTATCGGAAACGTTCGTTTGAAGTACAAAGAATTGATAGCTGCTTAA
- a CDS encoding PA2169 family four-helix-bundle protein, protein METKEATVDALNDLVLINNDRIEGYEKALKELTEQDADLRPLFTNYIQQSHQCKMELGTEIQAYGEDMETGSTNSGKLYRAWMDVKAVFTGSDRKAILANCEAGEDAAQKAYKSALEDEGLPAFLREIITREKELLRTAHNEVKSLRDLA, encoded by the coding sequence ATGGAAACTAAAGAAGCAACCGTTGACGCGTTGAACGATCTGGTATTGATCAACAATGATAGGATAGAAGGCTATGAAAAAGCCCTCAAAGAATTGACTGAGCAGGATGCCGATTTAAGGCCTCTGTTTACCAACTACATTCAGCAAAGCCACCAATGTAAAATGGAACTTGGTACCGAGATACAGGCTTATGGCGAAGATATGGAAACTGGCAGCACCAACAGCGGTAAACTGTACCGTGCCTGGATGGATGTGAAGGCTGTATTTACCGGAAGCGACCGTAAGGCTATACTTGCAAATTGCGAGGCCGGCGAAGATGCCGCCCAAAAGGCCTACAAAAGTGCTTTAGAAGACGAAGGGCTTCCGGCTTTTTTAAGGGAGATTATTACCCGCGAAAAAGAGCTGTTAAGAACAGCGCATAACGAAGTGAAATCGTTGCGCGATTTAGCTTAA
- the lpxB gene encoding lipid-A-disaccharide synthase, whose amino-acid sequence MRYYLVAGEASGDLHGSNLMKGLKERDANSEFRYFGGNLMEAEGGELVKHYADMAFMGFVEVAFNLRTILGNLKACKQDILTWQPDVLILIDFPGFNLKIAQFAKANGILVCYYISPKVWAWNQKRVLKIKRVVDYMFCILPFEVDFYKGWGMKVDYVGNPLLDAVSAFKPNPDFIDHYKLTEKPIVALLPGSRKQEINYLLPGMVALAGKFPQYQFVVAGAPSFKPDFYEQFIGGQAIPVLFDVTYDILKNAKAAIVASGTATLEAALFHVPQVVVYKGHPVTIGIARMLIKIRFISLVNLIMDRLVVKELIQGDYSADAANAELEMLLHNTTYRESMLKNYTELDQRMGKPGASAKAAELIVQYTTKK is encoded by the coding sequence ATGCGATATTATTTAGTTGCCGGCGAAGCCTCGGGAGATTTGCATGGCTCAAACCTGATGAAGGGCCTTAAAGAGCGTGATGCTAATTCCGAATTTAGATATTTTGGCGGCAACCTGATGGAGGCCGAGGGCGGCGAGTTGGTAAAGCATTATGCCGATATGGCTTTTATGGGTTTTGTGGAAGTTGCTTTTAACCTGCGCACTATTTTAGGTAACCTTAAAGCCTGTAAGCAGGATATTTTAACATGGCAACCCGATGTTTTGATATTGATTGATTTCCCCGGATTTAATTTAAAGATAGCCCAATTTGCCAAGGCCAATGGTATATTGGTGTGCTACTATATATCGCCCAAGGTTTGGGCCTGGAACCAAAAACGGGTTTTGAAAATAAAACGCGTGGTTGACTATATGTTTTGCATACTGCCCTTTGAGGTTGACTTTTACAAAGGATGGGGAATGAAGGTTGACTATGTGGGCAACCCTTTGCTTGATGCTGTATCGGCATTTAAACCTAATCCGGATTTTATTGACCATTATAAACTGACCGAAAAACCAATTGTAGCACTTTTGCCCGGAAGCCGTAAACAGGAAATTAACTATTTATTGCCGGGCATGGTAGCACTGGCCGGTAAATTTCCGCAATATCAATTTGTTGTAGCGGGTGCGCCATCCTTTAAACCAGATTTTTATGAGCAATTTATAGGCGGGCAGGCTATCCCTGTACTTTTTGATGTTACTTATGATATTTTAAAAAATGCGAAGGCTGCCATTGTAGCATCGGGCACGGCCACGTTGGAAGCCGCCTTATTCCATGTGCCACAGGTGGTTGTGTACAAAGGGCATCCGGTTACTATTGGTATAGCGCGTATGCTTATCAAAATCAGGTTTATATCGCTGGTTAATTTAATTATGGACAGGCTGGTAGTTAAAGAATTGATACAAGGCGACTATAGTGCTGATGCCGCGAATGCCGAACTGGAAATGCTGTTGCATAACACCACTTATCGCGAAAGCATGCTGAAAAATTATACCGAGTTGGACCAACGAATGGGTAAACCCGGCGCGTCGGCAAAAGCAGCCGAGCTTATTGTACAGTACACCACAAAAAAATAA
- a CDS encoding MFS transporter, whose product MNSKTAHPHLTPLTLWVITIATGLIVANLYYNQPLLSLVSKTFNVSEDKAGLISMLTQLGYAAGMLFLAPLADKMKRKRLMMIDFVFILISLIAAGIAPNINILIVASFFIGASSMIPQLLVPMAAHLATPDSRGKVVGQVMSGLLIGILLSRTLSGFIGQHFGWRAMFLIAAALMLVIWAFLFFLLPEVEPEYSGTYSALMLSMVALFKNEPKLRLAAFRGACVFGCFGAFWTTLTFLLQQPQFDTGSQTAGLFGLVGVAGALGASAMGRISDKTDPYYVTTATIAAVIVSYIVFMLSGSSLVGLVIGVILLDMGVQGTHISNQTMVLALHPEARNRINTVYMVSYFIGGSIGTYLASHFWSAYQWTGVCIIGLIFSGGALTAHLLCRKIAMAK is encoded by the coding sequence ATGAATAGCAAAACAGCACATCCGCACCTCACCCCGTTAACACTTTGGGTTATAACCATAGCCACCGGTTTAATTGTAGCCAACCTGTATTACAACCAGCCGTTGCTTAGCCTGGTTTCTAAAACATTTAATGTAAGCGAAGATAAAGCCGGCCTCATTTCTATGCTCACACAGTTGGGGTATGCCGCAGGCATGTTATTTTTAGCACCCTTGGCCGATAAAATGAAACGTAAACGGTTAATGATGATTGATTTTGTTTTCATCCTCATATCGCTTATTGCCGCAGGTATAGCTCCCAACATTAATATATTAATTGTAGCCAGCTTTTTTATAGGAGCATCGTCTATGATACCACAGTTGCTGGTGCCTATGGCGGCACATTTGGCCACGCCCGATAGCCGGGGCAAAGTAGTGGGCCAGGTAATGAGCGGCTTGCTAATAGGCATTTTACTATCGCGAACGTTAAGTGGTTTTATTGGCCAGCACTTTGGCTGGCGCGCCATGTTTTTAATAGCGGCAGCTTTAATGCTTGTGATATGGGCATTCCTTTTCTTTTTATTGCCGGAGGTTGAACCAGAATACAGCGGAACATATAGCGCCTTAATGCTATCAATGGTTGCTTTGTTTAAAAACGAACCCAAGCTGAGGTTGGCCGCCTTTAGGGGAGCCTGTGTATTTGGCTGCTTTGGCGCCTTTTGGACAACCCTTACCTTCCTGCTCCAACAACCTCAGTTTGATACCGGCAGCCAAACCGCCGGCCTTTTTGGGCTGGTAGGCGTAGCCGGTGCTTTAGGCGCATCGGCAATGGGCCGCATAAGTGATAAAACCGACCCTTATTATGTAACCACCGCAACAATTGCAGCGGTTATTGTATCTTACATTGTTTTTATGCTCTCCGGCTCCAGCCTGGTTGGTTTGGTTATCGGGGTTATTTTGTTGGATATGGGTGTGCAAGGCACACATATATCAAACCAAACCATGGTATTGGCCCTGCACCCCGAAGCCCGCAACCGCATTAACACGGTTTATATGGTATCATACTTTATAGGTGGCTCAATAGGCACCTATCTTGCCAGTCATTTCTGGTCGGCATACCAGTGGACGGGCGTATGTATCATTGGCCTCATCTTCTCGGGCGGTGCCCTAACAGCCCATTTGCTTTGCCGTAAAATAGCTATGGCCAAATAG
- a CDS encoding alpha/beta hydrolase, producing the protein MKYTLFKLSFLLLLIAACSKKDGSSSNSEPTDDDLQGPISRPSSGYGADGSYKVAEINFPNTEYPGTQVTIFYPAGITTARPTIFYSHPYGGEDKEYNRGLFDFIAKKGYVVVFVPYPTTDSSIDHRYLTLWTGFTKAAADYPNIIDTKKVGFMGHSFGGGASIGLSYKAFTEKGWGQDGRFLFTMAPWYSYQITPSQLASFPANTKMITQVYDEDNVNDHRLAIDIFKNINIANAEKDFYYLKSSTVAGYKYTTEHNLPNSRSAYDAYDYYGVYRLLDALIDYSFNNNQAAKNVALGNGSAEQVTMPGYKGELMAPLEVTDNPSPKYSQSRYLFQCNSSDNPRIANCN; encoded by the coding sequence ATGAAATATACCCTGTTTAAACTAAGTTTTTTATTGCTGCTTATAGCCGCTTGTTCTAAAAAGGATGGTTCATCATCTAACAGCGAGCCGACTGATGATGACCTGCAAGGGCCCATTTCCCGTCCCTCATCGGGCTATGGTGCCGACGGCAGTTATAAAGTCGCGGAGATTAATTTTCCTAACACCGAATATCCCGGAACACAGGTTACCATTTTCTATCCCGCCGGAATAACAACAGCCAGGCCCACTATTTTTTACTCGCACCCATACGGCGGAGAAGACAAGGAATACAACCGTGGCCTGTTCGATTTCATTGCAAAAAAAGGCTATGTGGTTGTATTTGTTCCCTATCCGACGACAGACAGCAGCATTGATCATCGCTATTTAACCCTATGGACCGGTTTTACCAAAGCTGCCGCAGATTACCCAAATATAATCGATACCAAAAAAGTAGGTTTTATGGGGCATTCGTTTGGCGGAGGGGCATCCATAGGCTTGTCTTACAAGGCCTTTACCGAAAAAGGATGGGGCCAGGACGGCCGTTTCCTTTTCACGATGGCTCCATGGTACAGCTATCAGATCACCCCTTCGCAGCTAGCAAGCTTCCCGGCTAATACGAAGATGATAACCCAGGTGTATGACGAAGATAACGTTAACGATCACCGGCTGGCCATCGACATCTTTAAAAACATCAATATTGCCAATGCAGAAAAAGACTTCTACTACCTCAAGTCTTCAACGGTGGCCGGCTATAAATATACCACGGAGCATAACCTGCCCAATTCCAGGAGCGCTTACGATGCCTATGATTATTACGGTGTATACCGCTTATTGGATGCACTGATAGACTACAGCTTTAACAATAACCAGGCGGCAAAGAACGTAGCTTTGGGCAATGGTTCGGCCGAGCAGGTTACCATGCCCGGATATAAAGGCGAACTGATGGCTCCGCTGGAGGTTACCGATAATCCCAGCCCTAAATACAGTCAAAGTAGATACCTGTTTCAATGCAACAGTTCTGACAATCCCAGGATCGCCAATTGTAACTAA
- a CDS encoding LytR/AlgR family response regulator transcription factor — MNVLRVVIVEDEAVTARNLAYVLQSQEAGLTIVSTLSSVAEAVAWFNEYPNACDLIFMDIRLADGLSFDIFVRAAISKPVIFVTAYNDYAIRAFKNNGIDYILKPFDEQEIAKSLQKFKSLVAQNPQTGSNTDVNLLMQQINQWIKPYKRSFLVHFREKLIPVETLRIAWFYTANEIVYARTTDDRQYIMDFTMEQLEQQLDPQTFYRANRQFIVNRNAITEMDFFFNGRLLIKIKPEPDERILVSKARVPEFKSWMNN; from the coding sequence ATGAATGTTTTACGTGTAGTAATAGTTGAAGACGAGGCTGTAACCGCGCGTAACCTGGCTTATGTATTGCAAAGCCAGGAAGCAGGTTTAACTATTGTAAGCACATTAAGTTCGGTTGCCGAGGCGGTGGCCTGGTTTAATGAATACCCAAACGCATGCGACCTTATTTTTATGGATATTCGTTTAGCCGATGGTTTGTCGTTTGATATTTTTGTGCGCGCCGCCATATCCAAACCTGTTATTTTTGTAACCGCCTATAATGATTATGCCATCCGCGCCTTTAAGAATAATGGGATAGATTATATACTAAAACCCTTTGATGAGCAAGAGATAGCAAAGTCATTACAAAAGTTTAAAAGCCTGGTGGCGCAAAACCCCCAAACGGGTAGCAATACAGACGTAAATTTACTGATGCAGCAGATCAATCAATGGATAAAACCCTATAAACGGTCGTTCCTGGTGCATTTCAGAGAGAAGCTGATCCCTGTAGAAACGCTGCGCATAGCCTGGTTTTACACCGCTAATGAAATAGTGTACGCCCGCACTACCGACGACCGCCAGTATATAATGGACTTTACTATGGAGCAACTGGAGCAACAGTTAGACCCGCAAACCTTTTACCGCGCTAACCGCCAGTTTATAGTTAACCGTAATGCCATTACCGAAATGGATTTCTTTTTTAACGGGCGGTTGCTCATCAAAATAAAACCTGAGCCCGATGAACGCATCCTGGTAAGCAAAGCCCGTGTACCGGAGTTTAAAAGTTGGATGAATAACTAA
- a CDS encoding sensor histidine kinase has translation MDKNELRISRYSSLLIALMMNSGKLLALRENGIIARYWHFDAVELAFQMLFNLAFCYLLFYLNLRRNKALSIYHQQKQYGLYYFVNGLIILGAMVTGSLLQRTFFGANRIPGGIAAGYLGRLGLSTVLITIVIKLILLLRDSKSKAIENEQLKNAYMLAELELLKDQINPHFLFNSLSSLSGVIRENPVMAQKYVLELSNVFRYAITKSKVNMVTVNEELTMLRSFAQLIYMRLEGAFRLIIDVPEAFLGYQLPHLTLQPLLENAVKHNAATIAKPLEVKIYIEAGDLVISNNLQEIPVPESSNGVGLGNLNERFKIMMRHELEILKADGQFVVKLPLNA, from the coding sequence ATGGATAAAAACGAGCTGCGCATTTCCCGATACAGTTCCCTGCTTATTGCCCTGATGATGAATTCGGGCAAGCTGCTGGCCCTGCGCGAGAACGGCATTATTGCCCGTTACTGGCATTTCGACGCGGTTGAGTTGGCGTTCCAGATGTTGTTTAACCTGGCGTTTTGTTACTTATTGTTTTATTTGAATTTACGCAGAAACAAAGCACTTTCAATTTACCACCAGCAAAAGCAGTATGGCTTATACTACTTTGTTAATGGTTTGATTATACTTGGTGCTATGGTAACCGGAAGTTTACTACAACGCACGTTTTTTGGTGCTAACCGGATACCGGGTGGCATTGCCGCGGGTTATCTGGGCCGTTTAGGTTTGAGCACTGTACTGATAACCATTGTTATCAAGCTGATTTTATTGCTGCGCGACAGCAAGAGCAAGGCAATTGAAAACGAACAGCTAAAGAATGCTTACATGCTAGCCGAACTGGAACTGCTGAAGGATCAAATAAACCCGCATTTTTTGTTTAATTCGTTAAGCAGCCTTTCGGGCGTAATCAGGGAGAACCCGGTAATGGCGCAAAAGTATGTACTCGAGTTGTCAAATGTATTTAGATATGCCATCACCAAATCAAAAGTGAATATGGTTACCGTTAATGAAGAGTTAACGATGCTGCGCTCGTTTGCACAATTAATTTATATGCGGTTAGAGGGTGCTTTCCGGTTAATTATTGATGTGCCCGAAGCTTTTTTAGGTTACCAACTGCCCCATTTAACTTTGCAACCCTTGCTGGAAAACGCGGTTAAACATAACGCAGCAACGATTGCTAAACCATTAGAGGTGAAAATTTACATAGAGGCCGGTGACTTGGTGATTAGCAATAATTTACAAGAAATACCGGTGCCCGAAAGCAGTAATGGCGTAGGATTGGGTAATTTGAACGAGCGGTTTAAAATTATGATGCGGCACGAATTGGAAATATTAAAAGCCGACGGGCAGTTTGTAGTTAAATTACCTTTAAACGCATGA